From Halorubrum salinarum, the proteins below share one genomic window:
- a CDS encoding DUF3054 domain-containing protein: MDAPPFLAARLDRDAAPLVVGDVIALILLLTVGTLNHQSVAFLTANPLYLPGVYAPFLIGWAAVAPLVGAYSAGAAETAKSSVPLVVRSWIPAAVVGLALRAFVFRGGAELTFAAVMLVLGSLALGGWRALYFRLR, encoded by the coding sequence ATGGACGCTCCGCCGTTTCTCGCCGCTCGCCTCGACCGCGACGCCGCCCCGCTGGTCGTCGGCGACGTGATCGCGTTGATCCTACTCTTGACCGTCGGGACGCTCAACCACCAGTCGGTCGCGTTCCTCACCGCCAACCCGCTGTACCTCCCCGGCGTCTACGCCCCGTTCCTGATCGGCTGGGCGGCGGTTGCGCCGCTCGTCGGCGCCTACTCCGCGGGCGCGGCCGAGACGGCGAAGTCGTCGGTGCCGCTCGTCGTCAGGTCGTGGATCCCCGCGGCGGTCGTCGGGCTGGCGCTCCGCGCGTTCGTCTTCCGCGGCGGCGCCGAGCTCACCTTCGCGGCCGTCATGCTCGTGCTGGGATCGCTCGCGCTCGGCGGCTGGCGCGCGCTCTACTTCCGACTGCGGTAG